Proteins encoded within one genomic window of Bacillus sp. 1NLA3E:
- the namA gene encoding NADPH dehydrogenase NamA, translating to MTAKLFSPYSIKGLTLKNRVVMAPMCMYSSEKENGTMSNWHTTHYVSRAVGQVGLIIVEASAVTPQGRISNYDLGIWNDEHVEGFTKLTQLVKEHGTKIGIQIAHAGRKAGVDGEILAPSAIAFDDKSKTPKQMTLEEIKETIEAFKQGAQRAKRAGFDVIEIHGAHGYLINEFLSPLTNQRTDEYGGSAENRYRFLREVIEAVKTVWDGPLFVRVTANDYNSHGLGVEDYVTIGRWMKEQGVDLIDVSSGGLVHASIPIYPGYQVPLSETIKHQAGIPTSAVGLITSGLHAEEILQNDRADLILLARELLRDPYWPRTAAKQLGVKIESPRQYERGWNY from the coding sequence TTGACTGCAAAATTATTTTCTCCCTATTCAATTAAAGGGCTAACCTTGAAAAACCGTGTTGTCATGGCACCAATGTGCATGTATTCCTCCGAAAAGGAGAACGGAACAATGAGTAACTGGCACACCACCCATTATGTAAGCCGAGCGGTTGGCCAAGTTGGATTGATCATTGTTGAAGCCTCAGCAGTTACTCCCCAAGGTCGAATTTCTAATTACGATTTAGGAATTTGGAACGACGAACATGTGGAAGGTTTCACGAAGCTAACTCAACTAGTGAAAGAACACGGAACCAAGATTGGCATACAAATAGCCCATGCCGGAAGAAAAGCTGGAGTTGATGGAGAAATCCTGGCTCCATCAGCGATTGCCTTTGATGATAAGTCGAAAACACCAAAACAAATGACGTTAGAAGAAATTAAAGAAACAATTGAAGCATTTAAACAAGGAGCCCAACGAGCAAAACGGGCCGGCTTTGATGTGATTGAAATTCACGGAGCACACGGTTATTTAATCAATGAATTTTTATCACCATTAACAAATCAGCGGACAGATGAATATGGTGGGTCCGCAGAAAATCGCTATCGTTTTTTAAGAGAAGTTATTGAAGCGGTAAAAACGGTTTGGGATGGGCCATTGTTCGTTAGAGTAACGGCAAATGATTACAATAGTCATGGCTTAGGCGTCGAAGATTATGTTACGATAGGTCGCTGGATGAAGGAACAAGGCGTCGATTTGATTGATGTGAGTTCGGGTGGATTAGTACATGCAAGCATTCCAATCTATCCAGGCTATCAAGTACCGCTCTCAGAAACGATCAAGCATCAGGCCGGAATTCCAACTAGCGCGGTCGGACTGATTACATCTGGATTACATGCTGAAGAAATTTTGCAAAATGATCGCGCCGATTTAATCCTTCTTGCTAGAGAACTACTGCGTGATCCCTATTGGCCAAGAACAGCAGCCAAGCAGCTTGGTGTGAAAATAGAAAGCCCTAGACAGTATGAACGAGGCTGGAATTATTAG
- a CDS encoding SET domain-containing protein, translating to MIEIKTSKLSDGEFNRGVFAKRDIKKGELLHEAPVIAYPNDEHVHIEKTLLADYAFEYGINHTAMLLGYGMLFNHSYTPNATYEINFSNHTFDFFAYTDIKAGEEILINYNGEEDNDDPLWFNMEENEKDENK from the coding sequence ATGATTGAAATAAAAACATCCAAACTCAGCGATGGGGAGTTCAATAGAGGAGTATTCGCAAAACGTGATATCAAAAAAGGTGAGCTACTCCATGAAGCTCCCGTTATTGCTTATCCAAATGACGAGCATGTTCACATCGAGAAAACGCTCCTTGCTGATTATGCATTTGAATATGGGATTAACCACACTGCGATGCTGTTGGGATATGGTATGCTGTTTAATCACTCGTATACACCTAATGCAACTTATGAAATTAATTTTTCAAACCACACATTTGATTTTTTTGCTTACACAGACATCAAAGCAGGAGAAGAAATCTTAATTAACTATAATGGGGAAGAAGATAACGACGATCCACTTTGGTTTAATATGGAAGAAAATGAAAAAGATGAAAATAAATAA
- a CDS encoding SDR family NAD(P)-dependent oxidoreductase: MKNDRLKGKNILITGASGGIGAEMAALCAESGARLVLMARSIDKLEKLKDDLQARYQAEVLVYQLDVSDTNAIKIVFSDVFDRLGHVDILVNNAGFGIFRAAHEAPIEEIKSMFEVNVVGLMACTSMVLPIMRERRSGHIINIASQAGKMATPKSSVYSATKHAVLGYSNSLRMELDDLNIYVTTVNPGPIATNFFNIADEEGTYLKNIQRWVLKPEYVARQIVERMLTRTREINLPRWMNTTSIFYTLFPRVVERLGKRAFNQK, from the coding sequence ATGAAAAATGACCGACTTAAAGGGAAAAATATTTTGATTACTGGAGCATCAGGGGGAATTGGCGCCGAAATGGCGGCACTTTGTGCTGAGTCTGGAGCACGACTTGTCCTGATGGCCAGAAGCATAGATAAGTTAGAAAAACTTAAAGATGATTTGCAAGCACGGTATCAGGCTGAAGTGCTCGTATATCAGCTTGATGTGTCGGACACGAACGCAATAAAAATCGTTTTTTCAGACGTGTTTGATCGATTGGGGCATGTAGATATATTAGTAAATAACGCCGGCTTTGGCATTTTCCGAGCGGCTCATGAAGCGCCCATCGAAGAAATCAAAAGCATGTTTGAGGTGAATGTGGTAGGGCTAATGGCCTGCACAAGCATGGTTCTTCCTATCATGCGTGAACGACGCTCTGGCCATATCATTAACATTGCCTCCCAAGCTGGAAAAATGGCTACGCCGAAATCAAGTGTGTACTCGGCAACGAAGCATGCTGTCCTTGGCTATTCAAACAGCTTGCGGATGGAGCTTGATGACCTCAATATTTATGTAACAACTGTTAATCCTGGTCCAATCGCCACCAATTTTTTCAATATTGCTGACGAAGAAGGAACCTATTTGAAAAATATTCAAAGATGGGTTTTGAAACCTGAATATGTCGCACGCCAAATCGTCGAGCGCATGCTCACCAGAACGCGGGAAATAAATCTGCCGCGCTGGATGAATACCACAAGTATCTTTTACACGTTGTTCCCTCGTGTTGTCGAACGGTTAGGGAAGCGGGCGTTTAATCAGAAGTAA
- the bluB gene encoding 5,6-dimethylbenzimidazole synthase, producing MFSNEERESIYKVIYQRRDIRSFLSDPIPEETIHRILNAAHHAPSVGFSQPWNFILISSESIKEKLAWAADKEKRALAIHYEGEKETKFHGLKVEGLKEAPLTICVTCDPTRGGSHVLGRNSIPETDILSTACAIQNMWLAACAEGLAMGWVSFYKKNDIRDILEIPPHIDPIALISVGYTDEYPEKPLLELAKWEKRQELEQLIFTNKWGEK from the coding sequence ATGTTTTCGAATGAAGAAAGAGAATCCATTTATAAAGTGATCTATCAGAGGCGGGATATTCGTAGTTTTTTGTCTGACCCTATCCCGGAAGAAACGATACATAGAATCTTGAATGCTGCCCATCATGCACCATCTGTAGGCTTTAGCCAGCCATGGAATTTTATCTTAATTTCCTCAGAAAGCATAAAAGAAAAGTTAGCTTGGGCCGCTGACAAGGAAAAGCGAGCATTAGCAATCCATTATGAAGGAGAAAAAGAAACGAAATTTCACGGTTTAAAAGTTGAAGGTTTAAAAGAGGCTCCATTAACGATATGTGTAACATGCGATCCAACTAGAGGGGGTTCACATGTTTTAGGGAGAAATTCCATTCCTGAAACAGATATTCTCTCAACCGCTTGTGCAATTCAAAATATGTGGTTAGCAGCCTGTGCTGAAGGGCTTGCAATGGGCTGGGTTAGTTTTTATAAAAAAAATGATATCCGTGACATTCTAGAAATTCCACCACATATCGATCCGATTGCCTTGATTTCTGTTGGGTACACTGACGAATATCCAGAAAAACCATTACTAGAGCTGGCGAAGTGGGAAAAAAGACAAGAATTAGAACAACTCATTTTTACTAATAAGTGGGGAGAAAAATAA
- the zwf gene encoding glucose-6-phosphate dehydrogenase, which yields MKQNEKPTALIMIFGATGDLANRKLFPSLYQLYEKGNLDRFAVIGVARRSLSHEQFKQNVKDSILSSGNSSENIDEFISHFFYHSHDVTNSSSYTALNQLAGRLDSSFQLDGNRIFYLAMAPEFFGTIAEHLKLDGLTNVDGFKRLVIEKPFGHDLASAKKLNQQIRTAFSENEIYRIDHYLGKEMVQNIEVIRFANAMFEPLWNNRYISNIQITSSEVLGVEERGRYYEKSGALRDMVQNHMLQMVALLAMEPPIRLTTDEIRSEKVRVLRALRQVQGLDVDKYFVRGQYGEGKINEDQLPAYRNEEMVDPNSNTETFVAGKLMIDNFRWAGVPFYIRTGKRMLTKQTKIVVQFKDIPMNLYYQTEKMLNPNLLVIHIQPEEGITLHFNAKKSGQSLDATPVKLSFANKGINGMNTPEAYELLLYDCMRGDATNFTHWDEVALSWSFVDNISNVWEKTKETRYPNYESGTMGPQGAINLLEKDGFHWWPVTNLDVETC from the coding sequence GTGAAACAGAATGAGAAACCAACAGCATTAATCATGATATTTGGAGCAACAGGGGATTTGGCAAATCGAAAGCTATTTCCATCCCTTTATCAGCTGTATGAAAAAGGAAATTTAGACCGTTTCGCTGTTATCGGAGTAGCGAGACGCTCACTTTCACATGAACAGTTTAAACAAAATGTGAAAGACTCCATATTATCTTCAGGTAATAGTAGTGAAAATATTGATGAGTTTATTTCACACTTTTTCTATCACTCACATGACGTTACCAATTCCAGCTCTTATACTGCTCTAAACCAGCTTGCAGGTAGACTGGACAGCAGTTTTCAGCTCGATGGGAATCGAATCTTTTATTTAGCGATGGCACCTGAGTTTTTTGGAACCATTGCCGAACATTTAAAATTAGATGGGTTAACCAATGTTGATGGCTTTAAACGTCTTGTCATTGAAAAACCGTTTGGGCATGACCTAGCCTCTGCAAAGAAATTAAATCAACAAATTCGTACTGCTTTTTCAGAAAATGAAATTTACCGAATCGATCACTATCTTGGAAAGGAAATGGTCCAAAATATTGAAGTGATTCGGTTTGCGAATGCTATGTTTGAACCTCTTTGGAATAATCGTTACATATCCAATATTCAAATCACCTCAAGTGAAGTGCTTGGAGTGGAGGAACGGGGTCGCTATTACGAAAAAAGTGGAGCACTTCGGGATATGGTTCAAAACCATATGCTCCAAATGGTTGCATTATTAGCCATGGAACCACCCATTCGCCTTACAACCGACGAAATTCGCTCAGAAAAGGTGCGGGTACTCCGAGCGTTAAGACAAGTCCAAGGGCTAGATGTTGATAAATACTTCGTCCGTGGCCAATACGGGGAAGGGAAAATAAACGAGGATCAGCTTCCAGCATATCGAAATGAAGAAATGGTTGATCCAAATTCCAATACTGAAACTTTTGTTGCTGGAAAATTGATGATTGATAATTTCCGTTGGGCTGGAGTTCCATTCTATATCCGTACAGGTAAAAGGATGTTAACAAAGCAAACAAAAATCGTGGTCCAATTTAAAGATATTCCGATGAACTTATATTATCAAACCGAGAAAATGTTAAATCCTAACCTACTCGTGATTCATATTCAACCCGAGGAAGGAATTACGCTCCATTTTAATGCGAAAAAATCTGGACAAAGCCTTGATGCCACTCCAGTTAAGCTGAGCTTTGCAAACAAAGGCATTAATGGGATGAACACTCCAGAAGCCTACGAATTGTTGCTCTATGATTGCATGCGTGGTGATGCCACAAACTTTACGCATTGGGATGAAGTCGCCCTATCGTGGAGCTTCGTTGATAATATTTCAAATGTATGGGAAAAAACAAAAGAAACCAGGTATCCAAATTATGAATCGGGTACAATGGGACCTCAAGGCGCCATTAACCTGTTAGAAAAAGATGGATTCCACTGGTGGCCTGTAACAAACTTAGACGTTGAAACATGCTAA
- a CDS encoding MBL fold metallo-hydrolase: protein MTKWRNGIAKIALPTPFPVGDVNVYLIKGDQLTLVDAGTNTNEAWNALVKQLNDLHLTPNDIEQIILTHHHPDHAGLLNYFPEAVGVYGHQLNQRWLTITEPFIEENEAFFIRTIQEFGVSERFLSLKNEFRKRTKYSCNRTLSGHLVEGDTPPGLSGWKVLETPGHASSHIGLFRETDGAYIGGDHLLPHISPNPILEPPLPGDLERPQPQLQLNASLKKISKYPIQWVYPGHGDEITEVGPLIEKRLGRQHDRAMQVRKWLAEDAMTVYEVCQRLFPHIYERELILTLSETVAQIDYLLSLQEITMINREFPYRYKAN, encoded by the coding sequence ATGACAAAATGGAGAAATGGTATTGCTAAAATTGCGCTGCCGACCCCTTTTCCCGTTGGTGATGTGAATGTTTATCTCATTAAAGGAGATCAATTAACACTAGTTGATGCCGGAACAAATACAAATGAAGCATGGAATGCCCTAGTTAAACAGCTCAATGATTTGCACTTAACCCCAAATGATATTGAGCAAATAATACTTACCCACCATCATCCGGATCATGCTGGGCTATTAAATTACTTTCCGGAAGCAGTTGGAGTTTATGGACATCAGCTTAATCAGCGCTGGTTAACGATAACAGAGCCGTTTATTGAGGAAAATGAAGCCTTTTTTATTCGGACTATACAAGAGTTTGGTGTATCTGAGCGCTTTCTCTCTTTGAAAAATGAGTTTCGCAAAAGGACAAAGTACTCCTGCAACCGAACTTTATCTGGTCATCTTGTCGAAGGTGATACACCGCCGGGCTTAAGTGGTTGGAAAGTGCTCGAAACACCTGGTCATGCCTCAAGCCATATCGGGCTGTTTCGAGAAACGGATGGTGCTTATATCGGTGGCGATCATTTGCTTCCGCATATATCACCAAATCCAATTCTAGAGCCACCATTACCTGGAGACCTAGAGCGTCCGCAGCCACAGCTACAGTTAAACGCCTCTTTGAAAAAAATATCCAAGTACCCGATTCAATGGGTTTATCCGGGTCATGGCGATGAAATTACTGAAGTCGGACCCTTGATTGAAAAACGTCTTGGACGTCAGCATGATCGGGCTATGCAAGTGAGAAAATGGCTTGCAGAGGATGCGATGACGGTTTATGAAGTTTGCCAACGTTTGTTTCCACATATTTATGAGCGGGAACTTATTTTGACCTTATCTGAAACGGTTGCTCAGATAGACTATTTGCTTTCATTGCAGGAAATTACTATGATTAATAGGGAGTTTCCTTATCGATATAAAGCAAATTGA
- the proC gene encoding pyrroline-5-carboxylate reductase, translating into MKKLAFIGAGSMAEAMISGIVESQLLTGKQIWVTNRSNQEKLDNLNQKYGVNGTYELSELLENADAVILAMKPKDTATAISQIRSYLTENTMLISVLAGVSIENIELLAEKKLPVVRAMPNTSATVGKSATGLAINNRVSDRQKDIVQTIFETVGLTTFVEESQIDAITGLSGSGPAYIYYLIEAMEKGADEIGLDKQVAKELIVQTLLGAAEMVATSTKPSQQLRAEVTSPGGTTEAGIRVLESFDVQKAFINCIKEATAQSKRLGIALSDELYPVK; encoded by the coding sequence ATGAAAAAACTTGCATTTATTGGCGCCGGTTCGATGGCAGAAGCAATGATTTCTGGAATTGTCGAAAGTCAATTGCTTACTGGTAAGCAAATTTGGGTGACGAACCGAAGCAATCAAGAAAAATTAGACAACCTCAACCAGAAATATGGAGTTAACGGCACATATGAATTAAGTGAGCTGTTGGAGAATGCTGATGCAGTAATTTTAGCAATGAAGCCAAAAGATACCGCTACTGCTATTTCACAAATCCGCTCTTATCTAACCGAAAATACAATGCTGATTAGTGTCTTAGCAGGTGTGTCGATTGAAAACATTGAACTGCTTGCTGAAAAGAAGTTACCCGTTGTTAGAGCAATGCCAAATACATCAGCAACAGTCGGCAAATCAGCAACCGGACTTGCGATCAATAATCGTGTATCCGATCGTCAAAAAGATATTGTCCAAACAATTTTTGAAACAGTTGGCTTAACCACATTTGTAGAAGAAAGTCAGATTGATGCCATTACTGGCCTTTCAGGAAGCGGCCCAGCTTATATTTATTATCTCATTGAGGCAATGGAAAAAGGTGCCGATGAGATCGGACTCGACAAACAAGTAGCTAAGGAACTAATTGTGCAAACACTACTTGGTGCTGCCGAAATGGTCGCAACATCAACAAAACCTTCCCAACAATTGCGCGCTGAAGTAACCAGTCCAGGCGGCACAACTGAGGCAGGGATTCGCGTGTTAGAGTCATTCGATGTGCAAAAGGCATTTATTAATTGTATTAAAGAAGCAACAGCACAATCAAAACGGCTTGGAATCGCACTAAGTGATGAACTATATCCGGTGAAATAA
- a CDS encoding LysR family transcriptional regulator yields the protein MDIKWLKTFIVAAKYENFRQASEELFLTQPAITKHIKRLEENLNIPLFNRMGKNVSLSPAGHKFLPFALEMIDQYDKRLEEFEAWKQGYNRKLMIATAPQIASSILPSILRKFIDENPDIEVIINVVKSYDIGEEISSGKADLGLTRIQPVQTNVNTEMVHKEPVILVGPIDKQKGASLAEEQVLQKYRLLTHNHPEYWDDLLNDIKRHYPIIRTMTVNQVEITKRFIEEGLGVSFLPLTMVKEEINNNKMVQISPDKISLPTSSTYVVTKVETNEVVAFIKFFKDELESMCM from the coding sequence ATGGATATTAAATGGCTAAAGACTTTTATCGTTGCCGCTAAATATGAAAACTTTCGGCAGGCATCTGAAGAGCTCTTTTTAACTCAACCTGCAATCACCAAGCACATTAAACGGCTTGAAGAAAATCTTAATATTCCCTTGTTTAATAGAATGGGGAAAAATGTTTCGCTATCGCCAGCAGGTCATAAATTCCTTCCGTTTGCTCTTGAAATGATAGACCAGTATGATAAAAGATTAGAAGAGTTTGAAGCGTGGAAACAGGGGTATAATCGGAAGTTAATGATTGCAACTGCCCCACAAATTGCCTCATCCATTCTACCTTCCATTCTTAGGAAGTTTATCGATGAGAATCCAGATATTGAAGTGATCATAAACGTTGTTAAATCTTATGATATTGGCGAGGAAATTAGTTCAGGCAAAGCAGATCTAGGGTTAACCAGGATACAGCCTGTTCAAACAAACGTTAACACTGAAATGGTTCACAAAGAACCAGTTATATTAGTTGGACCTATTGATAAACAAAAGGGTGCATCCCTTGCTGAAGAGCAGGTCCTTCAAAAATACAGACTACTCACTCATAACCACCCAGAATATTGGGATGACCTCTTAAACGACATTAAGAGGCACTATCCAATCATTCGCACCATGACTGTTAATCAAGTAGAAATCACAAAACGTTTCATTGAAGAGGGGCTTGGCGTTTCATTTTTGCCTTTGACGATGGTTAAAGAAGAAATCAACAATAATAAAATGGTTCAAATATCCCCTGATAAAATCAGCCTTCCCACATCCTCAACCTATGTCGTAACAAAGGTTGAAACAAATGAAGTAGTTGCGTTTATTAAATTTTTCAAAGATGAGCTTGAGAGTATGTGTATGTAG
- a CDS encoding zinc ribbon domain-containing protein yields MSEKGCIKCGSRETGTKEVAMTGTGLSKMFDLQHNTFTVVFCKNCGYSEFYNKKTSAASNIIDLFFGG; encoded by the coding sequence ATGAGCGAAAAAGGTTGTATTAAATGTGGAAGCAGAGAGACTGGAACGAAAGAAGTAGCCATGACAGGCACAGGTCTATCAAAAATGTTTGATCTTCAACATAATACCTTCACGGTAGTTTTTTGCAAGAACTGTGGGTATTCCGAGTTTTATAACAAAAAAACATCGGCAGCTTCAAATATTATTGACCTATTCTTCGGTGGATAA
- the rnz gene encoding ribonuclease Z: protein MDVFFLGTGAGIPAKLRNVTSIALKLLEERGSIWLFDCGEATQHQILHTSIKPRRIEKIFITHLHGDHIYGLPGLLSSRSFQGGETEVIIYGPKGLKEYITVSLSVSQTYLKYPLKVIEIDEGIIFEDEQFIVETHVLEHGIPSYGYRIIEKDRPGTLLADKLAEAGIKPGPIYKKIKNGENVTTEDGMFIKACEFLGQTLKGRIVTILGDTRQCDHAAKLATDADLLVHEATFSKGEKSLAYDYFHSTTHQAAKIAKRAGVKKLCLTHISSRYDREAWNELVAEAKEIFPNTEIAEDFKEITVPVDKNMD, encoded by the coding sequence GTGGACGTTTTCTTTTTAGGAACAGGTGCAGGAATTCCGGCCAAGCTTCGTAATGTCACTTCAATTGCCTTAAAGCTGTTGGAGGAGCGGGGAAGTATTTGGCTGTTTGATTGTGGAGAAGCAACCCAGCACCAAATTTTACATACATCGATCAAACCGCGTAGAATTGAAAAAATATTTATTACCCATCTTCACGGTGACCATATATATGGATTACCTGGCTTACTATCGAGCCGATCGTTTCAAGGTGGGGAAACAGAGGTTATTATTTATGGTCCAAAAGGTTTAAAGGAATACATAACGGTAAGTTTATCTGTTAGCCAAACGTATTTGAAATATCCGTTAAAGGTGATTGAAATCGATGAAGGCATTATTTTCGAAGATGAGCAATTTATCGTGGAGACGCATGTCTTAGAGCATGGCATTCCTTCTTATGGATACCGAATCATTGAAAAAGATCGCCCTGGAACATTGCTTGCCGACAAACTAGCTGAGGCTGGCATTAAGCCAGGTCCGATTTATAAAAAAATAAAAAACGGTGAGAATGTTACAACAGAAGATGGAATGTTCATTAAAGCATGTGAATTTTTGGGGCAGACGCTAAAGGGGCGTATTGTAACCATTCTTGGTGATACAAGACAATGCGATCATGCTGCAAAACTGGCAACCGATGCCGATTTATTAGTTCATGAAGCTACTTTTTCAAAAGGAGAAAAAAGCCTAGCTTACGATTATTTCCATTCAACCACCCACCAAGCAGCCAAAATCGCCAAAAGGGCGGGGGTTAAGAAACTCTGCCTTACCCATATTAGCTCAAGGTATGACCGAGAGGCATGGAATGAGCTAGTGGCGGAAGCGAAGGAAATTTTCCCAAACACGGAAATAGCAGAGGATTTTAAGGAGATTACGGTTCCAGTGGATAAAAACATGGATTAG
- a CDS encoding class I SAM-dependent methyltransferase — MEQVHFKKDSWDAELYDGKHSFVSRFGHDLIDLLAPRKGEHILDLGCGTGDLANRIHDLGAKIVGVDKSKNMVQQAQGKYPKVKFMVRDAIDLNFQNEFDAVFSNATLHWIKTPQQALNSIYTALKSGGRFVAEFGGNENVRTITDEIFNQYEKLGIKYEMEQFPWYFPTIGEYTTMMEKIGFKVTFAHHFERPTPLEGSNGLRNWLNMFGSGLFGDIDETTKDIVIANCEDSLRKLLYKDGSWIADYKRIRVIGIK; from the coding sequence TTGGAACAAGTTCATTTTAAAAAGGACAGTTGGGATGCGGAATTATACGATGGTAAACACTCATTTGTATCGAGGTTTGGTCATGATCTAATCGACTTATTAGCCCCTAGAAAAGGGGAACACATTCTTGATCTTGGCTGTGGAACAGGAGACTTGGCTAATAGAATCCATGACCTTGGAGCAAAAATTGTCGGAGTTGATAAATCGAAAAATATGGTCCAACAAGCACAAGGGAAGTATCCAAAAGTGAAATTTATGGTTAGAGATGCGATTGATCTGAATTTCCAAAACGAATTTGATGCCGTGTTTTCTAACGCTACCCTTCACTGGATCAAAACTCCACAACAGGCATTGAACAGTATTTATACAGCTTTAAAATCTGGTGGTAGATTTGTTGCAGAATTCGGTGGTAACGAAAATGTACGAACAATAACAGATGAAATTTTTAATCAGTACGAAAAGTTAGGGATTAAATACGAAATGGAACAATTCCCATGGTATTTTCCGACAATAGGTGAATATACAACTATGATGGAGAAAATTGGATTTAAAGTAACCTTTGCACATCATTTTGAACGACCGACACCTTTAGAGGGATCGAATGGCTTAAGAAATTGGCTTAACATGTTCGGAAGTGGATTATTTGGAGATATAGATGAAACTACCAAAGATATTGTCATAGCAAATTGCGAAGATAGCTTAAGAAAACTTTTATACAAAGATGGAAGCTGGATTGCAGATTACAAAAGGATTCGAGTTATTGGGATCAAATAA
- the gndA gene encoding NADP-dependent phosphogluconate dehydrogenase → MSKQQIGVIGLAVMGKNLAMNIESRGYTVSVYNRSREKTDEMLAEVAGKNIVGTYSPEEFVQSLEKPRKILLMVKAGAATDATIEQLKPLLDKGDIVIDGGNTFFVDTQRRNKELSALGIHFIGTGVSGGEEGALRGPSIMPGGQKEAHELVAPIFEAISAKVDGEPCTTYIGPDGAGHYVKMVHNGIEYGDMQLISEAYFLLKNTLGLSASEFHSVFAEWNKGELDSYLIEITADIFTKVDEETGKPLVDLILDTAGQKGTGKWTSQSALDLGVPLPIITESVFARFISAMKDERIAASKLLKGPKTNGFTGDKQAFIEAVRKALYMSKICSYAQGFAQMRSASEEYNWDLRYGDISMIFRGGCIIRAQFLQKIKDAYDLDPGLKNLLLDPYFNEIVGSYQDALREIIGVAVQNGIPVPCFSAALSYYDSYRMETLPANLLQAQRDYFGAHTYQRIDKEGIFHTEWMDK, encoded by the coding sequence ATGAGTAAACAACAAATTGGTGTAATTGGTTTAGCTGTAATGGGCAAAAACCTTGCAATGAACATCGAAAGTAGAGGATATACGGTTTCAGTATACAATCGTTCCCGTGAAAAAACAGACGAGATGTTAGCTGAAGTGGCGGGGAAGAATATTGTAGGTACATACTCTCCTGAAGAATTTGTACAATCTTTAGAAAAACCCCGTAAAATTCTCTTAATGGTCAAAGCAGGTGCAGCTACTGATGCAACAATCGAGCAGTTAAAACCATTGCTTGATAAAGGTGATATCGTCATTGATGGAGGAAATACCTTCTTTGTCGATACTCAGCGTCGAAATAAGGAATTAAGTGCCCTTGGCATTCACTTTATTGGAACAGGGGTTTCTGGAGGAGAAGAAGGTGCTTTACGTGGACCTTCAATCATGCCAGGAGGCCAAAAGGAAGCACATGAGCTTGTTGCTCCTATTTTTGAAGCCATTTCCGCAAAAGTAGATGGCGAACCTTGTACGACTTATATTGGTCCTGATGGAGCCGGTCATTATGTGAAAATGGTTCACAATGGAATTGAATATGGAGATATGCAATTAATTTCTGAAGCCTATTTTCTTTTGAAAAATACTTTAGGATTAAGCGCGTCTGAGTTTCACTCGGTTTTTGCTGAGTGGAATAAAGGTGAGTTAGATAGCTACTTAATTGAGATCACTGCAGATATTTTCACCAAAGTCGATGAGGAAACTGGAAAGCCACTTGTTGATTTAATTCTCGATACTGCTGGCCAAAAAGGTACTGGTAAATGGACAAGCCAAAGTGCTTTGGATTTAGGTGTGCCATTACCAATTATTACTGAATCCGTATTTGCTCGGTTTATTTCAGCGATGAAGGATGAACGCATTGCTGCCAGTAAGCTATTAAAAGGACCGAAAACAAATGGATTTACTGGAGATAAGCAAGCATTTATTGAAGCGGTTCGTAAAGCATTGTACATGAGTAAAATTTGTTCCTATGCACAAGGTTTTGCGCAAATGCGGTCTGCGTCTGAGGAATATAATTGGGATCTTCGCTACGGCGATATTTCGATGATCTTCCGAGGCGGTTGTATCATTCGCGCTCAATTCTTACAAAAAATTAAGGATGCATATGATCTTGACCCAGGTCTAAAGAACTTATTGCTTGATCCGTATTTCAACGAAATCGTCGGAAGCTATCAGGATGCCCTTCGTGAAATTATCGGAGTGGCTGTACAAAACGGTATTCCGGTTCCGTGTTTCTCTGCGGCATTGTCTTATTATGATAGCTACAGAATGGAAACTTTACCGGCCAATCTTTTGCAGGCACAACGTGATTATTTTGGTGCTCACACGTACCAACGGATTGATAAAGAAGGTATCTTCCATACTGAATGGATGGATAAATAG